In Bradyrhizobium symbiodeficiens, the genomic stretch ATATCTTCAAGCCGAACGAGGAGATCAACGCGATCGAGCCGGGCAGGCATTATGGCTGGCCCTATTGCTACGATCTGTCGACGCCGAGCCCGGAATTCAGAAACGTGCTTCAAGGCGGGGTCTACAAATCGCTCTGCACGGCCAACGCCCTCTACAAGCCGCCGCTCTCGCTGATGCCGCCGCACGGCGCGCCGCTCGCGATGCTCTATTATCACGGCAATAAATTCCCGGAGCTGGAGGGCAAGCTGCTGGTCGGTCTCCACGGCTATCGTCCGACCGGCAGCCGTGTCCTCGTCTACGATGTCGACGATCACGGTTTCCCCAAGCCTTCCCCGGCGCCGGTGCATTACCGCGTCAGCTGCGCCGCCGATCCGGCGCGCAGCTTTCAGACCGGCACTGGCGAGGTCGCCGCCGCGCCGTTCGATGAGCTGATCGCAGGCTGGCACCGCGTCAACGGCGCGCGGCCGCAAGGTGCGCCCGTCGGCATGATCGTTGCCGAGGACGGCGCGATCTGGCTGGTCGAGGACAAGAACCAGACGGTGATCCGCATCGATCGTGCCGCGGGTGATCCGCCGCCACCGCTGCCGTGCGATATGCGCAGCCAGGCGATGATCGACCAGCTCGCGGCTTTCGTCGCTGGGGATGCGCAGAACAACGCCCGGCTGATCACGCTGCGAAAAGGCCTCGTCGAGAAGCATTGCCTCGGCTGCCATTCGGATTTTGGTTTGAAGGGCGGCCTATCGGAGGCGGAGAAGGACGCGGCGGTGCTCCGCTTCATGCTTTCGCAGGACGGCTGGATCTATCCCGGCGATCCCGGCGCCGGCAGACTGCGCACGCGCCTGCGCGGCATCGGCGCCGGGAAGCTGATGCCGCCGGGCGGCGAGGGCCTGCCGAAGACCGAGCCCGGCTACGCGCGGCTGCTCGACACCATGGATGTGCTCGTCGCGACAATGGTTCCGGGCACACGGATGCGGATCAAGCCGGGACCACCGCAGCGCAAGTTCTTCGGCAAAACCAGCAAGGAATGCGGCGAAATACCGGCTGCGAAGGTCGTGGTCGTGACACAAAGGAACGCTGTAGACAAACCCGGCTTCAGCCGATTCTTCCGGCCGGCCGATCCCTATCTGAATGGCGAGTGCAGCGACGGCGATGGCTATTACATCCGGCAGGAATTTCTGGTGCCTGTGCAGTAGCGTCCTCATCGTCGTTGCGACGGCGTCCGCCCGAGCAGAGACGAAGCTGTTCGAGAGCGCGCAGGTGACGCCTCCCGGCGAATACACTCATGGCATCGAGGGTCCCGCGGCTGACCTCGAGGGCAATTTGTTCGTGGTCAATCTCGGCAAGCCCGGCACCATCGGTCGGCTGCCCGCCGGTGGCACCGCGTCGGAGCCGTTCACGGTGCTGCCCGAGGGCAGTGTCGGCAACGCCATCCGTTTCGATCGCAGCGGCACCATGTTCATCGCCGACTACAAGAAGCACAACATCTTCGCGATCGCGAAGGGGACGACCGAGCCGTCTCTCTGGTTTCACTCCGACGAGATGAACCAGCCCAACGACATCACGGTCGCGCGCGAGGGCACGATCTATGCGAGCGATCCGAACTGGAAGGGCCGGGAAGGCCATATCTGGCGGATCGCGAAGGCCGCCGACGGTACGGTACAGGGACAGATCATGTCGGCGCCGCGTGCGATGGGCACCACCAACGGCATCGATCTCAGCCCCGACGGCAAGACGCTCTATGTCGGGGAATCCAGCAACGGCCAGATCTGGTCCTATGCGATCAACGGCAGCGAGCTCTCTGCCGCAAAACTCGTCAAGGCGTTTCAGCCCGACACCGTCGACGGACTGCGCACCGATATTGCCGGCCGGCTCTATGTCGCGCGCATTCTCAAGGGCACGATCGCGCTGATGAAGCCGAATGGCGCGGTCGAGCGGGAGATCGCGCTGAAGGCCAAGGAGCCGACCAATCTCGCCTTCGGCGGCAGCGACGGCAAGACGGTCTTCGTCACCCAGCGCCAGGGCGGCTTCATCGAGTCCTTCCGCACCGATCAGCCGGGTCGCGAGCATTGCCTGCAGCGCGGGCGCTGCTGAGCCCCGATCTGCTTCCGTCGCAGGGCGAGACGGCATTCTTCTTGCTTGCATCTGGCCGCCGCAACGATCAAGACGTCTGTGGCACCGCCTGAACAGCATGCAAGCACGGAGTGTTTGAGTGAAAGCCGTCCATACCGAACTGCACCGCAGCCACGATCCGCAATTCTTCCTGGTCCGCGGTGTCGTCAAGCGCACCACCGAGCAGCCGGAGCGCGCCGACCGCCTGCTGAAGGGCTTGAAGGACGGCAAGCACCAGCTGGTCGAGCCGACCACATTCGGACAGGGGCCTCGCGCGCGCATTCACAGTCCGGAATATCTGTCGTTCCTGAGCGAAGCCTGGGACGCCTGGACCGCGCTCGGCGATTCCGGTCCGGAGATGATCGGCAACATCCATCCGGTGCGCCATGCCGCGACCTATCCGACCCATATCGTAGGCCGACTCGGCTGGCATACCGCCGACACCGCGGCGCCGATCGGCCCGGGCACCTGGGCTGCGGCATGCGCAGCGACCGACGTTGCGGCCACGGCCGCGCAGATGGTGATGGATGGCGAGGATGCGGTCTACGCGCTCTGCCGTCCGCCCGGTCATCACGCCTATCGCGACATGGCCGGCGGCTTCTGCTTCCTCAACAACAGCGCGATCGCTGCCGCGCATCTGCGGCAGAAGCACGAGCGCGTCGTGATTCTCGACGTCGACGTCCATCACGGCAACGGCACCCAAGGCATCTTCTACGCCCGGCCCGACGTCTACACAGTGTCGATCCACGCCGATCCCGTTGCCTACTATCCTTATGTGTGGGGCTATGCGCATGAGCGCGGCGAGGGACCCGGCCTCGGCACCAATCTCAACATCCCGCTCGCGATCGGTACCGGCGATGACAGCTACATCCAGGCGATGGACGTCGCGCGCAAGGCGATCGAGTCCTTTGCCCCCGGCGCGCTCGTGATCGCGCTCGGCTTGGATGCCTCCGAACACGATCCGCTCAAGGGCCTCGCCGTGACCACGCCGGGCTTCCGCCGCATCGGCCAGGCCATCGCCAGGATGGGCCTGCCGACCGTGTTCGTGCAGGAGGGCGGTTATCTCTCGGATATTCTGGGGGCGAACCTGACCTCGGTGCTGGCGGGATTCGAAGAGGCGCGGTGAGGCCGCGTCCGCGGCGGCGTCATTCAGCCGCTTCCTGGAGCGGCCAGGCATTGCGGCTGATGGGAAGGCCACCGTCCGCACGGGAGCCGTCGGCGATCGCGAGGCGATGCGAGGGCGAGGGCGAGCACAGCGAGAAGCGCCAGCCGTCGGGATCGTCGGCGATATCGGGCTTGAAGCTGATCTCGATGGCCTCGTGCGAGACCTGCATCGCGAAGGCGTCGAGCGGCAAATTGAGCCCGAAGCCCCTGGCCTTCAGATAGGCTTCCTTGAGTGTCCAATAGTCGAAGAAGCGCTCGGTCGCAGCCGGCTCCGGCAGTGCGCGCAGCGTTTCGATCTCCTCCGGCGCAAAGAAGCGAAGCGCCGTGGACAGCGGGGCCACCCGCCGCGACACGGTTTCGACGTCGACGCCGACGGATTCATGCCGCGACACGACGCAGGCGACGCAGCCGTCGGCGTGGGACAGGCTGAAGTGCAGAGCGCTCGATGTCACGGGCGCTGCGACAAACGGCCGCCCGTAGCGGCCGGCTGCAAAGGACCAGTCCGACGGCGCGACGTTGGAGGCGATCTGCGACAGCGCCAGGCGCAGCATCGCGTGCGCGAAAATATATTGCCGTCGATGCCGCTCGAACATGAAGCGATCGGCACGGATCCGTTCATCGACCGAGAGCAGCCGCCGGCACTCCTCGACCGCGCCCGGCGCATCAATGGATTCGATCAATCCGACAAAGAGTTCAATTCTGTCGTTCGCCATCAATTGGGCCTTTAGCGCCAGGCCCGGGGGCAAATCCCCGGTCCCGACGGAAGAAACAACTGAGCAAGAATCAACCACGCAGACCGCTTCTAGCGATCCACCGGGGCGAATTCTTGTCGATTTTCAGGCCGGTTTACAGGCGCAAGCTTGTGCGAGACCCCAGGCTCGACCCGCGAGCGGCCCATCTTTCGGAAAGTGAAGCCTGACGATTCCTGCGCGCCGCGGCCGATGAAGCCTACTTCTTCTCGGCAACCAGTATTTTTGGGAGACCCTTGCGATCCTCGTCGCCCAACGATGTACTCTTGAAAAATTCAATCACACCCATAACGACCCCCCAGTCGAAAATATTCGTCCAAATCAAAACGCAGGAACAATCTTGCGCGGTGGCGCCAAATAATCAAGCTGCAACTGGGTCATTCACAGCTTTGGCGGGTGAACCCCGTAATCATCCGCGATGGCCGAGAGCTCCGTCGCTTCAGCCGAGCGTGGTCCGAACGGTGCCGCCGGATGGCTAACGCATCGTTTCATTTTACCTTGATTGCGAATGGACGTATCCAATGCATGCCGACGCCGCTATGAGTACGGCCTGATGGCCATTTGAGCGCGCCCATGCATTCCGTTGCCCTGCTGACTGCCAGCTATGCCAAGGATATCGAACGCTTTTCGCTGCTCAGCGAGAGCATCGACACCTGGCTCACCGGATACACGCGGCATTATGTTCTCGTTAACGATGAGGATTTGCCGCTGTTCGCGCGGTTCGCGTCCGACAAGCGGGTCATCGTTCCGGCCTCGCGCTATTTGCCGAAATGGCTGTTCGCGCTGCCGCCGGCGCTCCAGTTCATCAGCAAGCGGCGGGTCTGGCTGTCGCTGCTGTCGTCGCCGGTGCATGGCTGGCACATCCAGCAGATCCTGAAGATCGTCGGCGTCCTCAATGCGCCCGAGCAGCGCGTCTGCATCCTGGATTCGGACAATCTGTTCTTCCGCGAATTCGACGTCGGCCAATATGCCGGCGCCGAGAAGACGCCGCTGTTCGTCACGCCGAAGGACATCGGCGCCGATCACCCCTTGCATGGGTTGTGGCTGCGCACCGTCGATCAGCTTCTCGGCATCAAGGAGCGCTCGTTCCCTGCCGACGATTACGTCGGCAACGCGCTGGTCTGGGACAAGGGCACCGCGCGTGCGATGACCGATGCCATCAAGTCGGCGACCGGCTTGAACTGGGTTCTGGCGCTGTGCCGGAAGAAGAAGTTCTCGGAATATCTGATGTACGGCCACTTCGTCGCGAACTCGCCCGAGCACCTGGCCGCCCATCGGGTCACCGAAGACAGCATCGCGGTCTCGCATTGGGACGACACGCCGCTCGACCGTCCGGCCATCGAAGCGCTGATGCGCGCCGCGAGGCCCGAGCAGGTCGCGCTCTGCATCCAGTCCTATTCGTCGACCTCGGTCGATGACATCCGCGACGTGTTCCGGCTCAGCTCGCGCGATCGCCGCGCTCCGAGCCTTGCACCCGACCATATCGACGACGCGGCCGAGTTCGAGTTAAAGGCGCGCAGCTAAGCTCGCGCCTTCACGCGTCCTTTGTGAACTTGCTGATCACGTCCATGAACGGCTTCGGTTTGAACTCGCCGTCGAGCGGCAGCGGGCGGTTCGGCTGCTTGTCCGCGCGGGCAAAGGTGCCGTTGATCCAGCTGTAGCGGTCCGAGAGGCCCCAGGTCAGGATCGAGCGGACCGGTCCGCTGGTCGAGATCGCCGTCAGCAGGTCATTGACGCGCTTGGCGACGATGGCGTCGCGCTCCGCCGGATTGCCCGTCAGCTTCTGGTCGTCGACGTCGAGCTCGGTGACATAGACCTCAAGGCCCCACGAGCGCAGCTCGGTTACGAACTCGGCCAGCCCATGGGTGTCGATCTCGAGCTCGGCATGGAGGTGCGATTGCAGCCCCACGGCGTGAAGCGGAACGCCCTGGTCGAGCAGGTCCATGATCAGGTGACGATAAGCCGCGCGCTTGGCAATGAAGGAGTCCTTGGCGGACTCGATGTCATATTCGTTGATCGCGAGCTTGACGAAGGGATCGGCTGCAGCCGCCGTGCGGAAGGCCAGCGGAATCCAGCTCTGGCCGAGATGCTGGGTCCAGAACGTGTCGCGCCGGTCCTTCGGGCTGCGGGGATTGTCCGGGATCGGCTCGTTGACGACGTCCCACGACGTCAACTTGTCCTTGTAGTAGGAGACGACGGTGCCGATGTGATCGACATAGGCGCGCTCGACGCCCCTGGTGTCTTTGATCTGCTTGGCCCAATCCGGAATGTCGTGATACCAGGCCAGCGCGTGGCCGCGCATCGTCAGGTCGTTGTCCCTTGCGAAATCCAGGATCGCATCGGCGCGCTCGAAATTGAACGTGTGCGCGTTCGGCCGCAGCATCGGCCATTTCAGTTCGAGCACCGGCACCACCTGGGTGCAATAGGTGCTGACGGCTTCGCCGAGCCTGGGATCGGCTTGCAGGTCCCAGAGCGTGGCCGCCGCGCCGAACCCCTGATGGCGCTGCGCCAGCTTCGACGCCGGCGCCGCCGACACGGATGCGCCTGCCGCGAGTGCCGCGGCGCCGCCAAGGAGAAATTCGCGTCTGTCGAGCCTGATCACGGCAGTCCTTTTTCGAGCCAACGCACCATCGTACCAAGCGTTGCCCCATGACGCCGGGGTTTCGTCTCGTGGGGTTAACTTCCGCCGTCTGCAGGTCATGGTTTCCTTCCATGATCGCGCCTTGCCGTTCGGGGAAGGGCAAATTTAACGCTAACGCGCGAAAGCGGCTTCAGAGCTTCATTCGCCGCACGATCTGCAGACTTATGTGACACTCTTGAGCGATGCTGCGGCGCATTCGCTCGCCCCGCCAAGGCCCCCTTTCAAGGCCGATCCATGAACGGCCGTCACACTCGCAAGACCGCCGCCGGTCCCGTGCTCGCATGCTGAACCGCCATTTCTCGATTTATCTCGTCGCCTACATCCTGCCTGCGGCGGTGGGCTTCTTCGCGGTCACGGCCTATACGCGGCTGCTGACGCCGTCCGAGTACGGCGTCTATGTCGTCGGCATCAGCCTCGCCGGCATCCTGGGTGCGATCTTCTTCGCCTGGATCAAGCTGTCGGTGTCGCGCTATCAGGCGATGTCGTCGGAGGTGGATTTTCGCGGCACGGCAATGGTGGCTTTCGGGCTCACCGTCGCGGTGCTCTGCGCCACGACTCCGCTGGTCTTCCTGTTCCGCAGCGACCTCAGTGTCGAACTGCTGCTCGCCAGCATGTTCGTCGCGATCATGGCCAATGCGGTCGATGTCGGTCAGGAGTTCGAGCGCGCCAAATTGCGTCCCTACCGGTTTGCCGCGATCTCGATCGTGCGCAGCGTGTCGGGCGTCGGCTTCGGCCTGCTCGGCATCTGGCTCGGCTGGGGTGGGTTGGGGCTGCTCGCAGCGTTCGGCCTGGGATCGCTCACCGGCATCATCCTGAACCTCGTCGGCGACCGCACCAAAATCGCACGCTTCGAGCGCAGCCAGTTCATGCAGCTGGCCCGCTACGGCTTGCCGCTGACGCTGGCCGGGCTCTCCGTTGCCGTCTATTCGGCGTGCGACCGGCTGATCGTTGCCTATCTGCTCGGCAAGGATGCCGCCGGCATCTTCGGCGTCGCCGCAGACCTGCCGCGCCAGTTCATGGTCATGATCGCTTCCAGCGTCGCCGCGGCCACCGTGCCGCTGGTGTTCCGGTCATTGTCCGAGAATAACAAGGAGACGACGCGGGAGCGGCTGACCGAAAGCCTCGAGCTGTTGCTCGTCGTCGTCACGCCCGTTGCGATCTGGCTCGCGCTTGCAGCGGATCAGGTCGCCGGCACGCTCGTCGGCGTCGACTTCCGCGCCGGTGTGTCGGCGCTGCTGCCGACCCTGGTGCTGGCCCGCTTCTTCGGTATCGCCAATCAGTTCTACGTGCAGATCAGCTTCCAGCTCGCCGAGCGGCCCTTCATGCTGGCGGCGCAATCCTTCCTCACCCTGGTGCTGAGCGTGGCGTTGATGTTCGCGCTGGTCGGAAGCTACGGTCTCCTTGGTGCCGCGCTGGCGACGCTGGCGACCGAGGCGATCGGCTTCCTCGTCGCAATCGTGCTGATGCACCGGGCCCACCCCGTGCCGTTCGATTTCAACCGGCTCGCCGGCATCGCAATATCGGCTGCGGCGATGGCGGGAACGATCCTGCTGGCGCGATCGCAAACCGGCGGCACCGGCCTCATGGCACTGATCGTCGTGAGCCTTGCGGGCGGTTGCGCCTATGCCGCCGTGGCGTGGCTTCTCAATGTCGCCCAGGTGCGGACGCTGTCGCTGCGCGTCTTGCGGAACTTCAACCGGAAGGCGCTGGGCGTGTAGCGGAGATGCCCGCCGAGCGAGATGCAGGCCGAGGCGGGCGGGGTTCAAGGCGGAAGAGAACCTCTCCTCGAGAGCAATATTGACCAGTAACTTCGGACCCGGCGGTCCATGCTGGCCTTATCACCGCCCCTCATCGGCAATCTTCGGTGACTGAGAGTGCTGTAGTGCTCTCGCCTGATCCGAGGTGCACCGCATGCATTTGCAACATTCGCACACATACAGTTCTCCACCTGCATCAGCCCAAGGTCCGCACTGTCGTTGGTGCGGCGAACCAATGAGCTTTTGGAGGATCCCCGGTCTATCCGCCTTCGGGATCGGAACATTCGGGTGCGCCGGGTGCCAACGAGCTTACTCCGCCGCAATCGAAACAGATCCGATGACATCGGCCGCCGTTCTCTGGATGGACAGCCAAGGTTTGCGGCCACCGACTTGAGCGAGTCCCCCAAATGGAAGATCTGGAAGACTACATCCATCGCGAAAACCTCAAAATCTTCAAGCGGGAGATCGGTCTGGAAAGAGACGCCGTCCGGCGGCGATGGCTCTTGAAGCGTCTGGCCGAGGAAGAAGCGAAGGGCCGGGCCGCGACTTGGCAGGCGGCCGCCGGGAGTACCTCCCCAGGGGCCCCAAAGGGGGAATGTTTGGTGAGCGATACGTACTCAATACCCGAGGAAACCGTGCCGGCGTCGTGAACGGCGCGTCGATTTTTGATCTCTCGGGCAAGAAAGTTTACGATCTTCGGGGGAACAGCATCTACCGCCTCTCGGGCGAGTTGGTCGGCCATACGCTCGGCGCCTTGGGCTCCGACAAGCATCTGGATCGCGACGGCGAAGCGCTGCTAACGGCCCCGGGATCGCCGGAGCCTGAAGAGCTTGGAATCGTCCTGCGCCGCAAAGGCAGCCATCCGCCACCTTGCGGAAGCAAGACGCCTGCGCCGGATCATCTCCGACACCCCGTCCGATCGCCTCAAGAAGAGGTGATCTGTCGTCCCTGGCGGGGCCCGGTCGACCAGAAATCTATTTCAGCGGCGACCGCACCCTGGTCGCAGCATCGTAGACCAGGATCTGCAGCATCGGGAATCTGCCGAGCAACTCGGTGCCGGCTGCCCGCGCAGCCGCTTCGCTTTCATGACGGGTCTTGAAGTGGCCGTCGACGATAAGCGAGAAGCCATCGGCCGGGGCTACATCGGCTCTTTGAATCGTTCTCGGCTCGATCTCTTCGACTTGCATGGTCGGCCTTTTCATGAGGTGCCTTCAATCGTTGCAGGAGATGGCTCGAGGCCCTCGCCTTCAGTCGCTTCAGTCGTCCCTCACGATCTCAGGCTTGTCGTACAAGACCGCGTTCAGGAGGGAACTGTGAACCTCGATCTTGCCGTTGTAGGAGATGAAGCCGAGCTTGCGAAACTTGTTCATGAAAAAGCTGACGCGGGATCGGGTTGTCCCGATCATCTCCGCGAGCGTCTCCTGGCTGACCTTCGCCGAGATGGGTTGAGTGGCGCCGTCCGTGCCGAAATTCGCCAGTAGCAGCAGCAGACGCGCAAGCCGCTTCTCGCTCGAATTGAACAATTGGTCGATCAGATCTTCTTCGATGCGGCTGTTTCGACTGAGCAGATACGCCATGAACAATTCGGAGAACTTTGGTTCGGCCCTGAGTACGACGAGCATCGCTGATTTCGCGATGGACGTGATCAGACATTGCTCCATCGCCACCGTCGTCGAAATCCGCAAGGGATGGCCGTTCAGGCAGCCCTCGCCGAAGAATTGTCCGGGCTCCATGATTCCGACCACGGCCTCCTTGCCCTGTTCGGAGACAACGAGAACCTTGATCCGGCCTTTTTGAAGGTAGAAAACAGCATCCGCGGCGTCGCCTTGCGAGAACACGACCTGGTTCTTGTCGAACTTCAATATGGCTTTGCCCTGGCCGACCTTGGCGAGGAAGAGTTTTGGATCGAACGCGCTTTTCGCCGCCTTTGGCATGATGTCGTTAAAACCTGATGTGAGAGTTCGAGCCTAGCAGGGCTTGGCGGGGCAAGTTAGGCAAATCTCGGTTCCGCCTCGGGCTCGCCCCTGATCCCTATCGGGCAATTTCGGCCGGTCGCCAGGCGACTTGCGTGCGCTCAATGCCGCAGCACAGTCTGGTGCCGGCCCTTCATGAGCGCGGCGTCCAGCTCCGTCTGGCTGATCGCGTAGGACTGGATCAGCAGTTGCGAGGCAGACCTCGCGGGCATTTGATGCAGCGTCTCCACGCGCCGATAGGCGATTCTCGACAACCCTTCGATCTGCTCCTCATCGGTGAGGACGACATATTCACCGGCGGGCGATCGCCCTCCACGTCCCGAAGGACGAACGGATTGGCGAACGAAACGGTGGTCCGCGTTGTTCTGATGGCTGCTACCTTACGCGCTCTGCCTCGCGGCTATTTGGTCGATCTCATCGGATCGTCAAGGGATATCTTGCGAATGTTCCCGCACTTGGAGCACTCGAAGATTCTAAGATCGGGTCCGTCACGAGACGCCCCGACGTGGATCAGCATCATTCGGCTCTGGCAGGCCGGGCACAGCGGTCGTGGTATCGGAATCAACGTCGGTTCTGGACGACTATAGACCTCGGACATATGAAGGTACTCCCCATATGGCGGGGGATGCTGGATCCGAAGCCGCCGCCGATGACAGCCGATTCCGGCCGCGTGGCGGCAAGCATGCCGCGCCATGCTATCCGCCTCTGTTCAATATTGCTCACATTGTCGGAATCGCCGGCAATGAGATCCGCGCGATACGTCGTCCGAACCACGCCACGATTGCCGTCCTATTTTCTTGCCGCGGAAAGCTCCTGGAAGGGTTCAGGCAGCCGCTTTATTTCATGGCCCGGGCGGGAGCCATGTTCGGTTGTGCTTGATAAACGGAGGTCATTCTGCTCATAAGAGGCTGAAATTGCGCTGCAACACGCGCAAAAGAACCCATCGACTAAAGTCGATGGCCAGCGAGGAAACGAAAAGAATGCGCAAGCTCACTTTGGCCATTGCCGTGATTGCCCCGATGCTCGGCCAGGCCGCCTCGGCCGAGGACACCATCAAGATCGGCTACATCGATCCGCTCTCCGGCGGCGGTGCCAGCGTCGGCGAGGGTGGCCTGAAGACCTTTCAGTATCTGGCCGACGAGATGAACGCCAAGGGCGGCATCCTCGGCAAGAAGATCGAGATCGTCGGTCTCGACAACAAGACAAATCCGCAGGAAAGCCTGGTGCAGGCCCAGAAGGCGATCGACTCGGGGGTCCGCTTCATTACGCAGGGCAACGGTTCGTCGGTCGCCGCGGCGCTCTCGGACTTCGTCACCAAGAACAACACGCGCAATCCCGGCAAGGAAGTCCTGTATTTCAACTATGCCGCCGTCGATCCGAGCCTGACCAACGACAAATGCAGCTATTGGCATTTCCGCTGGGATGCGGGCTCCGACATCAAGATGGAAGCGCTCACCAACTACATGAAGGGCACCCCGTCGATCAAAAAGGTGTACCTGATCAACCAGGATTATTCTTTCGGCCAGTCGGTGCGCACCGATGCGCGCAAGATGTTGGGCGCCAAGCGTCCTGACGTCCAGATCGTCGGCGACGAGCTGCATCCGCTGCTCAAGGTCACCGACTTCTCGCCCTACATCGCCAAGATCAAGGCCTCCGGGGCCGACAGTGTCGTCACCGGCAATTGGGGCCAGGACATCGCGCTGCTTCTCAAGGCCGCGGCCGATGCGGGCCTGAAGGTCAACTGGTACACTTATTATGCCGGCGGCGCCGGTGGCCCGACCGCGATCAAGCAGACGGGCCTCGACCACCAGGTCTTCCAGATCACCGAAGGCTTCGCGAACTCAGGCAACCAGTCGGCGATGGACTTCGAAAAGACGTTCCGTGCCAAGGTCGGCCTCTCGCTGTGGTATCCGCGTGCGGTCAACGAGATGCGCATGTTCAAGGCGGCAGCCGAGAAGGCCAATTCGATCGATCCCGTGAAGGTCGCGGCGGCGCTCGAGGACCTGAAGTTCGAGGTTCTCGACGGCGGCCAGGGCGTCATGCGCAAGGACGACCACCAGTTCTTCCAGCCGATCTACATCTCCTCCTTCGGCAAACTCGCCGCCAACGAGCCGTTCGACGAGGAAAACACCGGCTGGGGCTGGCATCTGGTCTCCAAGGTCGACACCGCGCAGGCGATGGTCTCCACGACCTGCAAGATGACGCGGCCGTAATCACCTGGCCCATCGCTCTCCCGCGGCCGTCACCGGTCGCGGGAAGGCGGCGGGCGGAAGGCCTTTGATTGGACGACATTCACCCGGGGCCATCAGGCCCCGGCCAGAGACGAGTGCGCTGTGCTTGAACTCATTGTCATTTCGACCCTGAACGGCGTGCTGTTCGGCATGCTGCTCTTCCTGCTGTCGAGCGGGCTCACCGTCATCTTCAGCATGATGGGCGTGCTCAACTTCGCCCATGCCAGCTTCTACATGCTCGGCGCCTTCTTCGGCTTCCAGCTCACCAAATGGATCGGCTTCTGGCCGGCACTGGTGCTGGCGCCGTTGCTGGTCGGCGCCATCGGCATGGCCGTGGAGCGCTACGGCCTGCGCAACACCCACAAGCACGGCCATGTCGCAGAACTGCTACTGACGTTCGGCCTCGCGTTTGCGATCGAAGAGATCGTGTCGATGATCTGGGGCAAGAGCCCGGTCGACTACCGCGTGCCGACGCTGCTCGACTTCCCGGCTTTCACGATCTTCTCGACCAATTATCCCGCCTACAAGCTCTTCATGCTGGCCGTCTCGATCGTGATCTTCGTCGCGCTGCTGATCGTGCTCAAGCGCACCCGCGTCGGCCTGATCGTGCAGGCGGCCCTGACGCATCCGCATATGGTTGGCCATCTCGGCCACAATGTCGGGCGCGTGTTCATGGCGGTGTTCGGCGTCGGCAGCGCGCTCGCGGGCCTTGCCGGTGTCATTGCCGGTCCTGCGCTGGTGACACAGTCCGACATGGCCGCGGCGCTCGGCCCGATCCTGTTCGTGGTGATCGTGTTCGGCGGGCTCGGCTCCTTGCCTGGCGCTTTCATTGCCTCGCTCGTCATCGGCCTGGTGCAGACTTTTGCGGTGGCGCTTGACGGCTCGCTCGCGAGTGCCTTCGGCCCGCTCGATCCGTCGGCCGGGCCCTCCGTTCTCACCGACATCTGGAAC encodes the following:
- a CDS encoding endo-1,4-beta-xylanase encodes the protein MIRLDRREFLLGGAAALAAGASVSAAPASKLAQRHQGFGAAATLWDLQADPRLGEAVSTYCTQVVPVLELKWPMLRPNAHTFNFERADAILDFARDNDLTMRGHALAWYHDIPDWAKQIKDTRGVERAYVDHIGTVVSYYKDKLTSWDVVNEPIPDNPRSPKDRRDTFWTQHLGQSWIPLAFRTAAAADPFVKLAINEYDIESAKDSFIAKRAAYRHLIMDLLDQGVPLHAVGLQSHLHAELEIDTHGLAEFVTELRSWGLEVYVTELDVDDQKLTGNPAERDAIVAKRVNDLLTAISTSGPVRSILTWGLSDRYSWINGTFARADKQPNRPLPLDGEFKPKPFMDVISKFTKDA
- a CDS encoding lipopolysaccharide biosynthesis protein, which gives rise to MLNRHFSIYLVAYILPAAVGFFAVTAYTRLLTPSEYGVYVVGISLAGILGAIFFAWIKLSVSRYQAMSSEVDFRGTAMVAFGLTVAVLCATTPLVFLFRSDLSVELLLASMFVAIMANAVDVGQEFERAKLRPYRFAAISIVRSVSGVGFGLLGIWLGWGGLGLLAAFGLGSLTGIILNLVGDRTKIARFERSQFMQLARYGLPLTLAGLSVAVYSACDRLIVAYLLGKDAAGIFGVAADLPRQFMVMIASSVAAATVPLVFRSLSENNKETTRERLTESLELLLVVVTPVAIWLALAADQVAGTLVGVDFRAGVSALLPTLVLARFFGIANQFYVQISFQLAERPFMLAAQSFLTLVLSVALMFALVGSYGLLGAALATLATEAIGFLVAIVLMHRAHPVPFDFNRLAGIAISAAAMAGTILLARSQTGGTGLMALIVVSLAGGCAYAAVAWLLNVAQVRTLSLRVLRNFNRKALGV
- a CDS encoding Crp/Fnr family transcriptional regulator → MPKAAKSAFDPKLFLAKVGQGKAILKFDKNQVVFSQGDAADAVFYLQKGRIKVLVVSEQGKEAVVGIMEPGQFFGEGCLNGHPLRISTTVAMEQCLITSIAKSAMLVVLRAEPKFSELFMAYLLSRNSRIEEDLIDQLFNSSEKRLARLLLLLANFGTDGATQPISAKVSQETLAEMIGTTRSRVSFFMNKFRKLGFISYNGKIEVHSSLLNAVLYDKPEIVRDD
- a CDS encoding branched-chain amino acid ABC transporter substrate-binding protein, encoding MRKLTLAIAVIAPMLGQAASAEDTIKIGYIDPLSGGGASVGEGGLKTFQYLADEMNAKGGILGKKIEIVGLDNKTNPQESLVQAQKAIDSGVRFITQGNGSSVAAALSDFVTKNNTRNPGKEVLYFNYAAVDPSLTNDKCSYWHFRWDAGSDIKMEALTNYMKGTPSIKKVYLINQDYSFGQSVRTDARKMLGAKRPDVQIVGDELHPLLKVTDFSPYIAKIKASGADSVVTGNWGQDIALLLKAAADAGLKVNWYTYYAGGAGGPTAIKQTGLDHQVFQITEGFANSGNQSAMDFEKTFRAKVGLSLWYPRAVNEMRMFKAAAEKANSIDPVKVAAALEDLKFEVLDGGQGVMRKDDHQFFQPIYISSFGKLAANEPFDEENTGWGWHLVSKVDTAQAMVSTTCKMTRP
- a CDS encoding branched-chain amino acid ABC transporter permease; the protein is MLELIVISTLNGVLFGMLLFLLSSGLTVIFSMMGVLNFAHASFYMLGAFFGFQLTKWIGFWPALVLAPLLVGAIGMAVERYGLRNTHKHGHVAELLLTFGLAFAIEEIVSMIWGKSPVDYRVPTLLDFPAFTIFSTNYPAYKLFMLAVSIVIFVALLIVLKRTRVGLIVQAALTHPHMVGHLGHNVGRVFMAVFGVGSALAGLAGVIAGPALVTQSDMAAALGPILFVVIVFGGLGSLPGAFIASLVIGLVQTFAVALDGSLASAFGPLDPSAGPSVLTDIWNVTIAQVAPIVPYLLLVIILIVRPMGLMGTRES